The DNA window CGCCTCCTTCTCCTGGCTCATGGCCTATCTGCGGGTACCGGCCGAGCTGACCGACTTCCTCAACAGCATCTCGCAGAACCCGCTGGTCATCCTGCTCCTGCTCAACATCCTGATGCTCTTCCTCGGCACCTTCATGGACATGGGGCCGATGATCATCATCACCACGCCGATCTTCCTGCCGGTCGTCTCGTCCTACGGCATCGACCCCGTCCATTTCGGCGTGATCATGATCCTGAACCTGGGCATCGGCCTCAACACGCCGCCGGTGGGTGCGGTCCAGTTCGTCGCCTGCGCGGTGGGGAAGATCAGCGTTTGGCAGGCCATGCGCAGCATCTGGCCCTTCTATTTAGCGGGGTTGGTGGTTCTCGGGCTCGTCACTTATGTGCCCGCCATCTCGCTCTGGCTGCCAAGCGTGTTCCGGTAGGAGAAACGATGGCCCTGGACCCCTCAGCCGACATAAGGCTGCAACGCAAGCCCAAGCTTTCCGAGCGCGTGGTGGCCGCCGTGCGGGCGCAAATCCTCTCCGGCGACTACCGCCCCGGCGAAAAGCTGCCGACGGAGAGCCGCCTGACCGATCTTTTCGGCGTCAGCCGGACCGTGGTGCGCGAGGCGATCGCCACGCTCGCAGCCGACGGGCTGGTCGAATCGCGGCAGGGAGCCGGCGTGTTCGTGCGCGAGCGGCCGGCAATGGCCTTCAGTTCCATCACGGCCGAGATCAGCAACAAGATCTCCTACGCGCTCAATGTCATCGAAGTGCGCATGGGGCTGGAGATCGAGAGCGCCGGGCTCGCTGCGCTCAGGCGCAACGGCGCGCAGGAGGCCGCGATCCAGGAGGCGTTTTTCGAGTTCGACCGATTGCTCGCCATCGGCGAAGCGACCGGAAGGACGGATTTCGAGTTCCATCGCGCCATCGCGGTGGCCACGAACAATCCATTCTATGTGGAGGTGCTGGATGCGTTGGGCATGCGCGCCATCCCCTGCGACATCACCTCTCCCTGGGGCACCGACAGCGTGCTTTCGCGGGAATACCAGGAAGGGCTCCAGGTCGAGCACCTCGCAATCCTGAAGGCGATTTCGGCGGGGGATGCCGAGGCGGCCAGGCAGGCGATGCGGCACCATCTGACGGCGAGCCAGCAGCGCTATCGCACACGCCTCAACGGCCAGCAGGCGGACTATCGTTTCAGCCGCCCGCTGGCCCCGACGGACAATCAGGACAGTTAACAAAAGCGGAGAGCCCGATGAGCGAGAGCCATATGAACTATTCGATCCGCCATGCCATCGACCCGGCCGCGGCGGCGCGCATGGGCACGGAAGAGCTGCGCACCAATTTCCATGTGCCTGGGCTCTTCGAGGCCGGCCGCATCAACCTCACCTATACGCTCTACGACCGGATGATCGTGGGCGGCGCCGTACCGACCGGTACTGCCCTGGCTCTGGAGACGATCAAGCCCACGGGGACCCCGAACTTCCTCGACCGGCGCGAACTCGTCGTCGTCAATATCGGCGGCGCGGGCAAGATCACGACCGATGGCGAGACGCATTCGCTCGCCACGCGCGACATGCTTTATGCCGGCATGGGAAGCAGCGTGGCCTTTGCTTCCGACGATCCGGGCAACCCGGCCAAATTCTATCTTCTGAGCGCTCCCGCGCACTCTAAGCACCCAACCAAGCTGATCCGCATCGGCGATGCCAAGCGCCTCGACCTGGGCGGCCAGGAAACCTCGAACGAACGCTCGATCTTCCAGTTCATCCATCCGGAAGGCGCCAGGACCTGCCAGCTCGTGGTCGGCATGACCACGCTCGGCACGGGCTCCGTCTGGAACACCATGCCTCCCCATGTGCACGACCGGCGCATGGAGGCCTATCTCTATTTCGACCTGCCCGAGAATGCCCGCGTCTTCCATCTGATGGGCGAACCCGCGGAGACACGGCACATCGTCATGGCCAACGAGGAAGCGGTGATCTCACCGCCCTGGTCGATCCATTCGGGCTGCGGCACCGCCAATTACACCTTCGTCTGGGCGATGGCCGGCGACAATGTCGACTATACGGACGTCGACCCGGTACCGCTGGAGACCATGCGATGACGTCGACCTTCAGCCTTTCCGGCCGGAGGATCATGGTCACCGGCGCCAATACCGGCATCGGCCAGGGCATCGCCGTGGCCGCCGCCCGTGCCGGCGCCAGTGTGCTGGGAATCGGCCGTTCGTCCATGGACGAGACGGCGGAGCGCGTGGCAGCGGAGGGAGCACAGTTCACGGCGCTTTCCTGTGATCTTGCCGATGCCGCTGTGGCGCGCTCCATGTTCGACCAGGCTTGGGAACATGGGCCCATCGACGGCCTCGTCAACAATGCGGGCATCATCCGCCGCGCCGACGCGGTCGATTTCACCGAGGTCGACTGGGACGAGGTGATGGATATCAACCTGAAGACGCTCTTCACGCTGTGCCAGGCCTTCGGGCGTAAGCTGATCACCGGCGACAGGCGCGGCAAGATCGTCAACATCGCCTCGATGCTCTCCTTCCAAGGGGGCATCCGCGTCGCCTCCTACACGGCCTCGAAGCACGGCGTCCTGGGCATCACGCGGCTGCTCGCCTGCGAGTGGGCGGCGAAGGGCATCAATGTCAACGCCGTGGCGCCCGGTTATATCGAGACGAACAACACCGAAGCCTTGCGAAACGACCCGGAGCGCAGCGCCGCCATCCTCGGCCGCATTCCGGCGGCGCGCTGGGGCCGGCCGGAGGATATCGGCGACGCGGCCGTGTTCCTGCTCGCGCCCGCTTCGGACTACATGCATGGTGCCGTTATCCCGGTCGACGGCGGCTGGCTGGCTCGTTGAGGAAATATCATGTCTGACACCAAACTCTTCGCGCGGAAGACGGAGGGCGAATGGACCGATCTCGGCGGCGGCAACCGCCGCCGGGTTCTGCTCCATACGGACGAGCTGATGATGGTGGAATTCGCCTTCGAGGAGGGCGGCATCGGCGCGCCGCATTCCCACCCGCATGTGCAGGCGAGCTATGTGGCGGAAGGCAGTTTCGAGGTCACGGTAGGCGACAAGACCACGCTCCTCTCGGCGGGCGATTCCTTCATCGTGCCTTCGAATACGGTCCACGGCGTCAAAGCGCTGGAGGCGGGTCGACTGGTGGACAGTTTTACCCCGAAGCGGGCGGACTTCCTGTAAAAGCGCTTCGGGCCCATCGGTACCGCCCGTTCCGCAGCGACGCTTGTGGCGAGCGCTTGGAGGTTCCGGGCCCCCGTTGACAGGGCTTCACAAAGCTGGGCCAATATCCCCCAATGGCGCAATGTTCATTCGGCCGGGAGGGATCTCAATGCGCACGGCTCCTTTGTTTTCTGCTGTTTTCATCGCCCTGCTCGCCTTCGTCATCCCGGCCGCAGCGCAGGACACCCGGCGCATCGTCACCACCCAGGACAGCGACTATTTCGGTTTCGACCTGCGCAGCGAGCAGGAGCTATCGCTGGATGAATGCGAGAGCGCCTGTCTCGGCGACCCGCAATGCCGCGCCTTCACCTACAATACGAAGGCGCGCTGGTGTTTCCTGAAGTCCGACTTCGGCACGCTCAACCGCTTTCCGGGGGCGATCGCCGGGAAAGTGGTGACCGCCAGCAGCGCGCCGGATATCGGCGCGCCGCCGCCGCTCAGCTTCGTACCCGGCCATGTCCTGCAAGAGGCCGAGCGGTATCGGCGCACGCTTCCGCAGGCCGCCGAACCAGGCCAGGAAGGGCTGGCGGCGCTCACCTCGGCGGCATCGGCGGCGATGGTCAATGGAGATGCCAGGAACGCAATGCGCGGCTACGCAGCGGCCGTCGCGGTTGATTCCAAGAATTCAGAACTCTGGGCGGAGCTTGCCCGCGCCGCAACCGCCGCAGAGCCCGACCAGAACGAGAGCCGGTACGATCTCCAGGCGGCCGCCACATCCGCCGGCGTGATCGCCTATGAGTTGTCGCGTACGGTGCGGGATCGGGCGGGCGCGCTCGCTGCGCTTGGGGACGCGCTGCAGCAGCGCAGCCTGTTCCGGCCGGCCATCAGCGCCTATGAGGCAAGCCTCGCCTTGGAGACCTCGCCCGAGGTGGAGGCGCGTTATACCGAACTCCGGCGCACCCACGGCTTCCGTATCGTGGACCATTCCATCGATTCCGACAGTGTGACGCCGCGCGTCTGCGTCCAGTTCTCGGAAGAACTGGTGAAGAGCGGGGTCGATTATGCGCAGTACATGACCGTCGACAACGCCCGTTCGGCCGCGATCGACCGGGGCGCCAAGGAGCTCTGCGTCAGCGGGCTCGAGCACGGGCAGCAATACCGGATCGTCGTTCGCCAGGGCCTGCCCTCGGCCATTGGAGAAGTGATCGAGAAGCCGGTGCCGCTCGAGGTCTATATCCGCGACCGCTCGCCTTCGGTGCGTTTCACCGGCGAGAACTTCGTGCTGCCGACCAGCGCCCGGCGAGGTATCCCCATCGTTTCCGTGAACACCCCGCGCGCGAAGCTGTCGCTCTATCGCGTTGGAGATCGTTCGCTGACGAGGATTCTGACGGAATCGAAATTCCTTCGCCAGCTCAACGACTACGAAATCGACGAGGTCGGCACTGACCTCGGTGAAGCCGTTTGGGAGGGCTCCGTCGAAATCGCCTCCGAGCTCAACAAGGACGTTGTCGCCAGCATTCCGGTGGACGAGGTGGTGCCGGAACGCAAGCCCGGCATATACATGCTGGCGGCGGTGCCCGAGGACGATGTCAGCGATGACTGGAGCAGCCGGGCCACCCAGTGGTTCCTCGTTTCCGATATCGGGCTTTCGACATTCACCGGCGATGACGGGATCTCCATCTTCGCGCGCTCGCTTGAAACGGCCGCTCCCATCGCCGGCCTGCGGGTGCGACTGCTTGCACGCAA is part of the Chelativorans sp. AA-79 genome and encodes:
- a CDS encoding cupin domain-containing protein; the protein is MSDTKLFARKTEGEWTDLGGGNRRRVLLHTDELMMVEFAFEEGGIGAPHSHPHVQASYVAEGSFEVTVGDKTTLLSAGDSFIVPSNTVHGVKALEAGRLVDSFTPKRADFL
- a CDS encoding FadR/GntR family transcriptional regulator, which produces MALDPSADIRLQRKPKLSERVVAAVRAQILSGDYRPGEKLPTESRLTDLFGVSRTVVREAIATLAADGLVESRQGAGVFVRERPAMAFSSITAEISNKISYALNVIEVRMGLEIESAGLAALRRNGAQEAAIQEAFFEFDRLLAIGEATGRTDFEFHRAIAVATNNPFYVEVLDALGMRAIPCDITSPWGTDSVLSREYQEGLQVEHLAILKAISAGDAEAARQAMRHHLTASQQRYRTRLNGQQADYRFSRPLAPTDNQDS
- the kduI gene encoding 5-dehydro-4-deoxy-D-glucuronate isomerase encodes the protein MSESHMNYSIRHAIDPAAAARMGTEELRTNFHVPGLFEAGRINLTYTLYDRMIVGGAVPTGTALALETIKPTGTPNFLDRRELVVVNIGGAGKITTDGETHSLATRDMLYAGMGSSVAFASDDPGNPAKFYLLSAPAHSKHPTKLIRIGDAKRLDLGGQETSNERSIFQFIHPEGARTCQLVVGMTTLGTGSVWNTMPPHVHDRRMEAYLYFDLPENARVFHLMGEPAETRHIVMANEEAVISPPWSIHSGCGTANYTFVWAMAGDNVDYTDVDPVPLETMR
- the kduD gene encoding 2-dehydro-3-deoxy-D-gluconate 5-dehydrogenase KduD, with translation MTSTFSLSGRRIMVTGANTGIGQGIAVAAARAGASVLGIGRSSMDETAERVAAEGAQFTALSCDLADAAVARSMFDQAWEHGPIDGLVNNAGIIRRADAVDFTEVDWDEVMDINLKTLFTLCQAFGRKLITGDRRGKIVNIASMLSFQGGIRVASYTASKHGVLGITRLLACEWAAKGINVNAVAPGYIETNNTEALRNDPERSAAILGRIPAARWGRPEDIGDAAVFLLAPASDYMHGAVIPVDGGWLAR